Proteins from a genomic interval of Oncorhynchus clarkii lewisi isolate Uvic-CL-2024 chromosome 13, UVic_Ocla_1.0, whole genome shotgun sequence:
- the LOC139365276 gene encoding suppressor of cytokine signaling 1-like isoform X1 — translation MVAHSAVEEQDTTTKAPSSSSSPSRPLGASSTFLSTSSPSSPPSSSSSPSRPLGASSTFLSTPHSDHHATSPPSSSSSPPSSSPPSSSSSVSQSHRPRPSNQCVASPIPGPDLLDHQPPLPLLDPVPTHFPLFPCKVDFLLITRTAAMLERSGFYWGPLGVEEAHNRLKDVATGTFLIRDSRQTDVFFTLSYRAASGPVSVRIVYKGQRFSLAGSEHSFPCLFLLLEHYINSSKKSLTVPYRKQRPTLQELCRKQVAESCGGEVERVARVPVNPVLKHFLLEFPYRI, via the exons ATGGTCGCTCACAGCGCTGTGGAAGAACAAGACACAACAACAAAAGCACCATCGTCATCGTCATCACCTTCTAGACCTCTAGGCGCCTCCTCCACCTTCCTCTcgacatcatcaccatcatcaccaccatcatcatcgtcGTCACCTTCTAGACCTCTAGGCGCCTCCTCCACCTTCCTCTCGACTCCACACTCGGACCACCACGCAACCTcgccaccatcatcatcatcatcaccaccatcatcatcaccaccatcgtcatcatcatcagtcTCCCAGTCACACCGTCCGCGCCCATCCAACCAGTGTGTGGCGTCCCCTATCCCAGGACCAGACCTGTTAGACCACCagccccctcttcccctcctggACCCAGTGCCCACCCACTTTCCTCTGTTCCCCTGCAAGGTAGACTTCCTGTTGATCACTCGGACGGCCGCCATGTTGGAACGTTCCGGCTTCTACTGGGGCCCGCTAGGAGTGGAGGAG GCTCACAATCGACTGAAGGACGTTGCCACGGGAACATTCTTGATCCGGGACAGTCGTCAGACAGACGTCTTCTTCACGCTGTCCTATCGCGCGGCCAGCGGCCCGGTCAGCGTACGCATCGTCTATAAGGGACAACGGTTCAGCCTGGCAGGAAGTGAGCACTCTTTCCCctgcctcttcctcctgctcGAACACTACATAAATTCCTCTAAGAAAAGCCTGACCGTTCCGTACAGGAAGCAGCGCCCTACGCTCCAGGAACTGTGCAGGAAACAGGTCGCGGAGTCGTGTGGCGGTGAGGTGGAACGGGTCGCCAGGGTTCCCGTCAACCCAGTCCTAAAACACTTCCTGTTAGAGTTCCCGTACAGGATATGA
- the LOC139365276 gene encoding suppressor of cytokine signaling 1-like isoform X2, whose amino-acid sequence MVAHSAVEEQDTTTKAPSSSSSPSRPLGASSTFLSTPHSDHHATSPPSSSSSPPSSSPPSSSSSVSQSHRPRPSNQCVASPIPGPDLLDHQPPLPLLDPVPTHFPLFPCKVDFLLITRTAAMLERSGFYWGPLGVEEAHNRLKDVATGTFLIRDSRQTDVFFTLSYRAASGPVSVRIVYKGQRFSLAGSEHSFPCLFLLLEHYINSSKKSLTVPYRKQRPTLQELCRKQVAESCGGEVERVARVPVNPVLKHFLLEFPYRI is encoded by the exons ATGGTCGCTCACAGCGCTGTGGAAGAACAAGACACAACAACAAAAGCACCATCGTCATCGTCATCACCTTCTAGACCTCTAGGCGCCTCCTCCACCTTCCTCTcgac TCCACACTCGGACCACCACGCAACCTcgccaccatcatcatcatcatcaccaccatcatcatcaccaccatcgtcatcatcatcagtcTCCCAGTCACACCGTCCGCGCCCATCCAACCAGTGTGTGGCGTCCCCTATCCCAGGACCAGACCTGTTAGACCACCagccccctcttcccctcctggACCCAGTGCCCACCCACTTTCCTCTGTTCCCCTGCAAGGTAGACTTCCTGTTGATCACTCGGACGGCCGCCATGTTGGAACGTTCCGGCTTCTACTGGGGCCCGCTAGGAGTGGAGGAG GCTCACAATCGACTGAAGGACGTTGCCACGGGAACATTCTTGATCCGGGACAGTCGTCAGACAGACGTCTTCTTCACGCTGTCCTATCGCGCGGCCAGCGGCCCGGTCAGCGTACGCATCGTCTATAAGGGACAACGGTTCAGCCTGGCAGGAAGTGAGCACTCTTTCCCctgcctcttcctcctgctcGAACACTACATAAATTCCTCTAAGAAAAGCCTGACCGTTCCGTACAGGAAGCAGCGCCCTACGCTCCAGGAACTGTGCAGGAAACAGGTCGCGGAGTCGTGTGGCGGTGAGGTGGAACGGGTCGCCAGGGTTCCCGTCAACCCAGTCCTAAAACACTTCCTGTTAGAGTTCCCGTACAGGATATGA